A section of the Babesia microti strain RI chromosome I, complete genome genome encodes:
- a CDS encoding protein transport protein SEC20, putative codes for MSYTVDINNSGGKRVSSVLACLDHNYSTVMKIVDELSAIDSELCGLFSDKINTSSIYSIQLYRGRIAKRIASYDKQLKHLQHYYEITPFSESKRVLSSLYHKHSTSLSRYKSNLNDWWLGIENKFNQLCLTSFVSETNHNKSVARHAKLEEKLFDTKKMMLSLDSQMQAAESSILKSSEYINEQEAFYKAFKNHLSKASSLLSQLHYRTSKRKNFIYTCLFFQLAVCAIIILRRLSIIRIALWLISIIFKIIKLPFYVIGPFLRSFIISSRMDYTNGDVSNITNSSISLSDNVTLPSSVPSTVNPSTGPPHTDSSIHFTIKDPSLSTNGIIYVPRTPSHIDTPITDIAVDIESIARNAEM; via the exons ATGTCTTACACAGTAGACATAAATAACAGTGGTGGAAAACGAGTTAGTTCTGTGTTGGCTTGTTTAGACCATAACTATTCTACAGTTATGAAAATTGTAGATGAGCTGTCTGCTATTGACAGTGAGCTCTGTGGGCTATTTAGCGACAAAATTAACACTTCCAGCATATATTCCATACAATTA TATCGAGGGAGGATAGCCAAACGCATCGCATCATATGACAAACAGCTTAAGCATTTGCAACATTATTACGAAATAACTCCATTCAGCGAATCTAAACGGGTTCTATCATCACTTTATCACAAACATTCAACTAGTCTTAGCAGATATAAGAGTAATCTGAATGACTGGTGGTTGGGgattgaaaataaatttaatcaGTTATGCCTAACATCATTCGTTAGTGAAACAAACCATAATAAATC AGTAGCTAGACATGCAAAACTGGAGGAGAAATTGTTTGACACCAAAAAAATGATGCTGTCACTTGATTCCCAAATGCAAGCTGCCGAATCTAGCATTTTGAAGAGTTCAGAGTATATAAATGAACAAGAAGCCTTTTACAAAGCTTTTAAGAATCACTTAAGTAAGGCTTCTTCACTGTTATCTCAACTACATTACAG AACTTCCAAACGTAAAAactttatatatacatgttTATTCTTCCAACTGGCCGTGTGTGCTATCATAATCCTCCGCCGCCTCTCGATTATTCGCATTGCCCTTTGGCTAATATCcattatattcaaaatcattaaattacCCTTTTACGTCATTGGCCCCTTCCTAAGgtcatttattatttccTCTAGAATGGATTACACAAACGGAGATGtatcaaatataacaaattctAGTATATCATTGTCGGATAATGTTACCTTGCCTTCATCAGTTCCATCTACTGTCAACCCTAGCACTGGCCCTCCACATACAGATTCCAGTATacattttacaataaaagATCCATCACTATCTACCAATggtataatttatgtgcCACGCACTCCATCTCACATTGACACACCTATTACCGATATAGCAGTAGACATCGAGTCAATTGCTAGAAATGCCGAAATGTAG
- a CDS encoding hypothetical protein (overlaps_old_locusTagID:BBM_I03230): protein MDVIGTTKVDCSSEFDSLGAYINYCKQQLTPKSNKTEALELLDIGTLNEKIDNNVFDREILEDFDHLLNVVHNDCVTLVGNARPLYSRLYLARRVIDKLYLNFESLTNDFRQKEIQLTRQIEVLKLRNATLSDQLSAIVNKNETNFIALNREKDAFMKELEALDKEKEEFANNKAELEQKMKEWCYSCNITDSYIDSLIKRILVNGNSNDAAAVNECLYVNDKNAVTQENICNINKRLQIVDLLRSMQSPQTKHTTAVPPQITPQQVMMPQQVCYPWPIMPMPVCCCKKKEEECCNH from the exons ATGGATGTCATAGGTACTACTAAGGTAGACTGTTCCTCCGAATTTGATAGTCTTGGTGCgtacattaattattgtaagCAG CAACTAACGCCTAAAAGCAATAAAACAGAAGCACTAGAATTGCTGGATATTGGAACATTGAATGAgaaaattgacaataatGTTTTTGATCGGGAAATACTTGAAGATTTCGATCATTTATTGAATGTCGTGCATAATGATTGTGTGACACTCGTGGGCAATGCCCGTCCCTTATACTCTAGGCTATACTTAGCGAGGAGGGTAATCGATAAGCTATACCTAAATTTT GAAAGTCTGACAAATGATTTCAGACAAAAAGAGATACAGCTCACAAGGCAAATTGAAGTGCTTAAATTACGAAACGCAACACTGAGCGATCAGTTGAGTGCGATAGTGAATAAGaatgaaacaaattttatcgcaTTAAACCGTGAAAAAGACGCTTTCATGAAGGAATTAGAGGCTTTAGATAAGGAAAAGGAGGAATTTGCTAACAACAAAGCTGAGTTGGAACAAAAGATGAAAGAATGGTGTTATAGCTGCAACATCACAGACTCATACATTGATAGTCTAATCAAACGTATTTTGGTTAATGGAAATTCAAATGATGCAGCGGCTGTGAATGAGTGTCTTTATGTAAATGACAAAAATGCAGTGACCCaagaaaatatttgcaacaTAAATAAAAGATTGCAAATTGTGGATCTGCTAAGAAGCATGCAATCGCCTCAAACAAAACATACAACTGCTGTGCCCCCTCAGATAACACCACAGCAAGTGATGATGCCGCAACAAGTATGCTACCCTTGGCCCATAATGCCAATGCCAGTGTGTTGTTGCAAGAAGAAGGAGGAGGAATGTTGTAATCATTga
- a CDS encoding hypothetical protein (overlaps_old_locusTagID:BBM_I03240), which yields MRGNGDYDCRKALALWIRTDASNHGLDNFNTYNTPHSLVDCDMIFKSAGNIWPGIGEEILPNRINWYMCHRRRNMDTRNSIWNNSSNLRREVIQPVVASAMLEFSNEELEQIKMLLQGI from the coding sequence ATGCGTGGGAATGGTGATTATGACTGTAGAAAGGCCTTAGCCTTGTGGATAAGAACCGATGCTTCAAATCATGGATTAGACAACTTTAATACTTACAACACCCCTCATTCGTTGGTTGATTGTGATATGATTTTTAAGTCTGCCGGTAATATATGGCCAGGGATTGGTGAGGAAATCCTGCCTAACAGAATAAACTGGTATATGTGCCATAGAAGGAGAAATATGGACACGCGGAATAGTATCTGGAATAACTCTAGCAATTTACGGAGAGAGGTAATACAGCCGGTAGTTGCCAGCGCCATGCTAGAATTTTCCAATGAAGAATTAGAACAGATCAAAATGCTTTTACAAGGCATCTGA
- a CDS encoding U4/U6.U5 tri-snRNP-associated protein 2 (overlaps_old_locusTagID:BBM_I03245) produces the protein MIKRGSDDAHTSITVSDEYRKTKRADLVTKRYESTKRRDCPYLGTINRHVLDFDFEKICSVSLSTNNIYACLVCGKYYQGRGPNTYCNIHALEEGHYLYINLKDSQVYCLPENYLVQDNSLNDIKYFLNPTYTNEDVEEKSTKAIYGKALDGTDFIPGVIGLNNLNKTDCFNVIIQILCCVKPLRDKMLTFDTGKLSKPDRVVETLSELIRKIYNPNNFKGIVSPHEFLQSIGLASKGKYRIGNQSDPAVFLQWLFVWIHSKLKRKGTNSSIVTDCFQGELFITEHVGDEMEQKKTPFKLLTLEIPQMSVFNDANAISQIPIYDLFYKFDGNTPNETEVGKFCTYSIWRLPEYLIIIVKRFYKNNFFVEKNSTIVTFPLKSLNMSSCLHPDAVQLNPLTKYNLVASITHVGQPENGSYKVYVCHQPTGDWYEVEDLLVTPVLAQLVTLSEAYVQIYQLVDE, from the exons ATGATTAAGAGGGGAAGCGATGATGCCCATACCAGTATCACTGTTAGTGATGAATATAGGAAGACTAAAAGGGCGGATTTAGTTACTAAAAGGTATGAATCTACCAAAAGGAGAGATTGCCCTTATTTGGGGACAATTAATCGACACGTACTGGATTTTGactttgaaaaaatatgttCTGTATCACTATCTACCAACAATATTTATGCCTGTCTTGTCTGTGGCAAATATTATCAGG GCCGAGGCCCCAACACCTATTGTAACATACATGCATTGGAGGAGGGAcactatttatatataaacttAAAAGATTCACAAGTTTATTGTTTACcagaaaattatttagtccAAGATAATTCTCTCAATGACATTAAATACTTCCTTAACCCAACCTATACCAATGAAGATGTCGAAGAGAAAAGCACAAAGGCGATATATGGAAAAGCTTTGGATGGAACTGATTTTATACCAGGAGTTATCGGGTTAAATAATCTGAATAAGACTGATTGTTTTAACGTAATCATTCAA ATTTTATGTTGTGTAAAACCTTTACGGGATAAAATGTTAACTTTTGACACAGGCAAGCTATCAAAGCCTGATAGGGTGGTTGAGACACTATCAGAATTGATTCGTAAGATATATAATCCTAATAACTTCAAGGGGATAGTATCTCCGCACgaatttttacaatcaatAGGGTTGGCTTCAAAGGGCAAATACAGGATTGGCAATCAAAGCGATCCAGCAGTATTCTTGCAGTGGTTATTTGTTTGGATACACTCCAAACTTAAAAGGAAGGGAACTAATAGTTCAATCGTAACAGATTGTTTCCAAGGAGAATTGTTTATCACTGAACATGTAGGAGATGAAATGGAGCAAAAGAAGACGCCATTCAAGCTATTGACCCTGGAAATCCCTCAAATGTCGGTATTTAACGATGCAAATGCCATTAGTCAAATTCCCATATACGAtcttttttacaaatttgatgGCAATACTCCTAATGAAACAGAGGTGGGTAAATTTTGTACCTATAGCATTTGGAGATTGCCGGAATACCTAATTATCATTGTGAAAAGGTTctataaaaacaatttttttgtggaaaaaaattcaacaatAGTAACATTTCCCCTAAAAAGCCTCAACATGTCCAGTTGTCTTCATCCAGATGCCGTACAACTTAACCCCTTGACAAAGTACAATTTAGTGGCATCAATTACACATGTAGGCCAACCTGAAAATGGGAGTTATAAAGTTTACGTTTGCCACCAACCTACAGGGGATTGGTATGAAGTGGAGGATCTGCTAGTGACCCCAGTACTAGCCCAACTTGTAACACTGTCTGAGGCCTATGTACAGATTTACCAGCTTGTTGATGAATAA
- a CDS encoding hypothetical protein (overlaps_old_locusTagID:BBM_I03250), translating to MNEDFDLYEGLDDISRAVEDEGNEIETDSSDDGITFLVNDTPETSEHSENKSAFGNYVEISSHMSAKPPKYAENPNINSYLLLCNLDWYVTQSQIYQTATTLGQISYLYLFEHPVSGKFLGLALIQYSSAAAAKIALDSLPQLFNNRIKVHELDDEVYSRLANITDLHINGRVPGFLLEKMCNIANVPLPTKSNEISNSDAEFERVQQQLIDAGDFKSAMGIFPWFQFDIFKLLRPLVASYKTMPKRNDYIKLTCTASAKLGVKRLNIRPSKSPVVNRSMSPRRRSAPIDRPESLVEPIELERKSIVHSSRYRDSHRDSAYRENDSYWDSDDHRGRSRVRDNNIESRYRSRRSRSRSRSRHRRSREKRDRSGSGSRYKRRSRSRDRDSRRRHRKERQPSPIRRIIIERK from the exons ATGAATGAGGATTTCGATTTATACGAGGGTCTGGACGACATAAGTCGTGCGGTGGAGGATGAGGGGAATGAGATAGAAACCGACTCATCTGACGATGGAATCACCTTCCTAGTAAACGACACTCCTGAAACATCAGAACACTCTGAAAATAAGAGTGCTTTTGGGAATTATGTAGAGATAAGCTCGCATATGAGCGCTAAGCCGCCAAAGTATGCGGAGAACCCAAACATTAATTCTTATTTACTCTTATGCAACTTAGATTGGTATGTTACCCAATCgcaaatttaccaaacAGCGACAACTTTGGGTCAAATTTCCTATTTATATCTATTTGAACATCCCGTATCAGGCAAATTTTTAGGTCTTGCCCTCATTCAATATTCCTCAGCAGCTGCGGCAAAGATAGCACTTGATAGTCTGCCACAATT GTTTAATAATCGCATAAAGGTACATGAATTGGATGATGAAGTCTACAGTAGATTAGCTAATATAACTGATCTGCATATTAATGGACGGGTACCTGGATTTTTATTAgaaaaaatgtgtaatatcGCAAATGTTCCCTTGCCAACCAAATCAAACGAAATTAGTAATTCTGATGCTGAATTTGAAAGGGTACAACAACAGTTAATTGATGCGGGAGATTTCAAATCCGCCATGGGCATATTTCCCTGGtttcaatttgatatattcaaaCTTTTGCGACCACTAGTCGCTAGTTATAAGACAATGCCCAAACgcaatgattatataaaactCACTTGCACAGCGTCTGCCAAATTGGGCGTCAAAAGGTTGAATATAAGACCATCAAAATCGCCAGTAGTAAATAGGTCAATGTCTCCTAGGAGAAGATCGGCTCCCATAGATAGACCAGAGTCGTTAGTGGAACCCATTGAACTTGAACGGAAGTCCATAGTCCATTCCAGCAGGTACAGGGACTCACATCGAGATTCTGCCTATAGAGAAAATGATAGCTATTGGGATAGTGATGATCATAGGGGTAGAAGCAGGGTTAGGGATAACAACATAGAATCAAGATATAGATCCCGCCGCAGCAGGTCCAGAAGTAGGAGTAGGCATAGGAGAAGTCGGGAAAAGAGAGATAGAAGTGGAAGCGGCAGCAGATACAAGAGAAGGTCAAGAAGTAGAGATAGGGATAGTCGTCGGAGGCATCGTAAGGAGCGGCAACCCTCCCCTATCAGGAGAATTATCATTGAACGAAAGTAG